The sequence ATATGAGAAATGACATCTGAGGCTTCATTACAAATTACACATAAAGCAAGAATAAGACATGCTTATACCTGTGGTCTCAACCTCCTCTCCTCCGTGTTTTCTCACAGAGTCGCCGTTTTCCTCTCTGCGCATCAGGTTTTCTGAAAATGGTTGAATAAatttaagcaaaaatgtttaGTCTCAAAGGACCTTAACCCTGTTCCTGTCAAAGAATGAAGTATTTAAGTCATTGGGAAGAACTTAAATCTTAAAAGAGACCAACCGCTAGTTTGCAGTCGGACAGCTCTGTTGAAGTGCATCTCTGGAGTGTCAGATTTTGTTCCACAGAAATAAAGTCCCAAATCTGACTGTGTTACTTCAGAAATAACCAAACTGACCAATGTGATACTGCTGTCTCTATTTACGGTCAATCTGGGGTTTGTATTGTAGTTGATTAGAAGTGTCCGGTCTTTCTGTGCAGACACCAGTAGAGTCAGCAGCTGTTCAGAATTCAGATGATACCAGGCGATTTCATATCTGTTGGTCATGTTGCAGTTCAGGGTGACAGTTTCTCCCAGATGATCAAGTATCAGGTTAGACACCTCCTGTCCTGACAcatctcaacacaaacacagttagGCTATGCGTGATTAAATAGAAATTAGCATAcagatataaatattaattcaaGCAAATATTGTTTGCTAAGTGATAGATCTTCAGGAGAACATATTTACCACTGTAAGTGATGTGCACAAGACAGCCGTACAGCAcgcaaaagaaaaataatttctcCATTTGATCAGATTGTTCTGAACTGAGTAAACTAACGTACAAGAGAGACGACGAGCTATAATGAAAGCCACAACATGTTTCCACTTCCTTTCTAGAAAAGCTTTGTGTTACAGTGTCTGCATACCTTTTGGGCTTTTGGCCTGTTCAAGACATACTGAAAATCCCATAgtaaaaatgctttattaaCATTACCCTACATTCTATTACTAATGATTTGTAAAGAAAAGTAGGCATactgttaataataaaaaccaaACATCTATTATCAAAAttagaaagagctttattggtTTCCctacacctgcacacacacacaagggaTTTTTGTATACTTATGAACAGAATCTTCCCATGCACATTTGCAAATACAAAAGGCACaaattaaagattaaaatataaaagcataaatatataattcacTTTATATAGAGTATAGATTAAAGctattatatgtatttatagaTGGTACACAAGGGTAGTAGGACTGTCATAATATTCGTTGTCCTTTTTTTTAGGTTCAATGAATCACACTCGGAATATagcattatgacatcattttaaatgggtactgaatgattttaaatatcaGAGTTATTGTCGATGCTAGTATATTGCCCCACCCCTAACAGGAAATGGAAATAAATAGGAATTATTTTACATCtaattacagtaaaaaatattgGAAATGCAGTTTCCCGGCTAAAAGACTGGATTGACATGTGATTGATAGTTTAGTCCTCGGTCATATGGGAACACCAGCCAGCTTCTAATTTCTATCACCAAAGTCCCCTGGCCTTCTTTCCATAGCACAAAATCCTTCATTTAGCGTATCTGTATATGTCCTCATCATTGAAGTGGAAGTTGCCAGAAGATGCTCAGGCACAGAAACATCAGGAGGCGATTCACAGTAAAAACTTCAACAACACCTGAGAAATACAATGAACACAGGTATAGAAAGAAAGGTGCATTCaccatttttatgacatcacatTTTGTCATTGAAAAATTGATGAAACACTACAATAcagttttttaatttaatgatggAATCGATGTGGATTGCAGCTGACAAATTAAAGAGGAAATGTTTAAAGAGCAAATGCGTCTGATGGTTCACTTACTCCTTAGATGCGAGTTCTTAACTGGACTACAATTCTCTGTGGGAATTTGACAGGATGAGCCACat comes from Triplophysa dalaica isolate WHDGS20190420 chromosome 25, ASM1584641v1, whole genome shotgun sequence and encodes:
- the LOC130415896 gene encoding uncharacterized protein LOC130415896 isoform X2 — translated: MEKLFFFCVLYGCLVHITYSGQEVSNLILDHLGETVTLNCNMTNRYEIAWYHLNSEQLLTLLVSAQKDRTLLINYNTNPRLTVNRDSSITLVSLVISEVTQSDLGLYFCGTKSDTPEMHFNRAVRLQTSENLMRREENGDSVRKHGGEEVETTDDDDLTVKERVLMFGGVGLAIVIFFLATVAAGGIIHHHGWQKGWSEGKDAIALSSD
- the LOC130415896 gene encoding uncharacterized protein LOC130415896 isoform X1; the protein is MEKLFFFCVLYGCLVHITYSDVSGQEVSNLILDHLGETVTLNCNMTNRYEIAWYHLNSEQLLTLLVSAQKDRTLLINYNTNPRLTVNRDSSITLVSLVISEVTQSDLGLYFCGTKSDTPEMHFNRAVRLQTSENLMRREENGDSVRKHGGEEVETTDDDDLTVKERVLMFGGVGLAIVIFFLATVAAGGIIHHHGWQKGWSEGKDAIALSSD